In Ralstonia pseudosolanacearum, the DNA window CAAGGACTGTCCATCAAGCGGCTCGTCGTCTTCGAGCGGAGTGGGGTGGCCGGTTTCGGCGGAGGGCATCGGGAAGCGTTGCGCGGACATGCAGGAAGGGAGGGAGCGAGGGCCGCGCAACTTGTGCGACAGCCGTATGACAGTCCCTGGAAGATGCCAGCGTTGGCCCGGGAATGTCGTATTTCTACCGAATGTCCCGTGCGCGGGACGAAAAAAGCTGGCCCATGAAAGCCGCTTGAATGCTTCCCCCCGTTCAGAATGGTTCAGATGAGGTTCACGCGTTGTTACAATCTCACTTGCCGGCGCGTTTTCTCTCGGGAGGCCCTGGTGTTCGTAGCAGAGATTGCCCGAGAGACGACGAGTGCTGATTCTCGCGGAGGGGTACCGTGCAACAAGCCTGCCTGCCTGCCACCGAAGTGGCTTCCGACTGGTTTCGACAACATTACGCCTGGCTCGCCGGCCGCATGGGGCGCAAGACGGGCTGCCGTTTCGGGGCGGAGGACCTCGCATCGGAGGCGTTCGCGCAGCTGCTGCAGATGCCGGACTGGCAGGGCACCCGCGAGCCGCGCGCGCTGCTGACCACCATCGCGCAGCGGCTGCTGTACGACATCTGGCGCCGGCGCGACCTGGAGCTGGCCTACCAGGCGTGGGCCACGGCGCAGCCCGAAGCCTCGCTGCCGTCGCCCGAGGAGCGGGCGCTGGTGCTGGAGGCCCTGGCCACCATCGACCGGCTGCTGGACGGCCTGCCCGTCAAGGCGCGCACGGCATTCCTGTACAGCCAGCTCGACGGCCTGACCTACCCCGAGATCGCCGGGCGGCTGAACGTTTCGGTGCGCATGGTGCAGAAGTACATGACCCAGGCGATGCGCCTGTGCTACCTGGCAGGGGTGTCGTGAAGCAGCCGCTGAACGACCGGATCGCCGAGCAGGCCATCCAGTGGCTGGTCCTGCTGCGCTCGGGCATGGCCTCGGAGGCAGACCGCCAGCGCTTCGCGGCGTGGCGTGAAGCCAGTCCGGCCCATGCCGAGGCGGCGCGGCGGCTGGAGGGCGGGCTGGGCGCGGTTGCGCTGCCGACGGTGCCGATGCCGCATCGGCAGACTGCCCGGCGCCTGCTGGACACCCCGCCTTCTTCGCCGATGCTGCACGCCCGCCGGGCGCTGCTCGTCGGCGGGCTCGGCGCCGGCGTGGCGGCGTTGGTCGATCTGCAGATGCCGCTGTCGGACCTGACGGCGGACATGCGGACCGCGACCGCCGAGCGCCGCGACTTCAAGCTCGCCGGCGGCCACGAGCTGCGGCTCAATGCTCGCAGCGCGGTGGACGTGGTGCCGGTCGTGCACGGCTACGACGTCCGGCTGCGGCGCGGCAGCGTGCTGGCGATGGCCGGCGCCTGGGAGCGCCTGCGGGTCACGTCGCCGGCCGGCACCGCCGAATGCGCGCGCGGGATGATGTGCGCCTCGCTGGATGCGCAGGGGCGGATGATCGTCGCGGTGCTGGACGGAAGCGCGGCCTTGTCGGCGCCCGAGGGCGCCGTCACGGTGGTCCACAGCGGCGGTGTGCACCGCGTCGGCCAGGCGGGGATCGAGCCGCTGCGCCGCTCGGCCCGCAGCGTGGCCGCCTGGACGCAGGGCATGGTGGAGATCGAGCACCGGCCGCTGGCGGACGTGATCGACGCGCTGCGCCCTTACCATGCCGGCATGATCGAGGTGCAGCCGAGCGCGGCCAGCCTGCATGTCACGGGGCGTTTCCCGCTGGATCCGCGCCGGGCCTTGCAGATGCTGGTGGATACGCTGCCCCTCGACGTGCGGTATATCGCCGGCCTGTGGGTGCGCATCAGCCGGCTCTGACAGCGCCGGTCCGGGCCGTCTCGCCCGGCGCCCGGACCCATCCGAAAATTTTTTTGCTGAACCGGTTCCTGTTTTTCGCACTCATTGCACAGAGAGAGTAAGAAGGGCGCGCAGCGTGCCGCCAGGCCGCCATGCAGCACCCCGAAGGTATCCAGTTGCAACGAGAAAGTAGAGCGAAGGACGACATGAACGCCCGGGTTCAGAACACCGTGCTGCGACAAGCAGCCGAAAACCAGTATTTCCATACGCTGACCGACACATCGCCCCGCTGGCGCCCCCAGGCCGGCACGGCAGCGACCTCCGTCCTATGGGGCGCCTTGACCGCATCGACCGGCGTGATCCTGGTCGATCTGGAGCAGTTGGCCGAAGCGGTGGGTGAGCTGCCCTCCGGGCAGCTGCAGCCGCTGACGCTCGAGCAGACCTACGCCATGCTGGGTCGCATCCTCGACGCCAGGCGGCACGGTCCGGAGCCCAGGCCCGATGGCGGCGCGCGCCTGTCTGCCCTGACGCCGCGCCAGCACGACATCCTGCGCGAAGCGGCACATGGCAAATCCAATGTGGAGATCGCGCAGACACTGCATATCAGCGTTGAAACCGTCAAATCGCATGTGCGTCAGATTCTGATGCGCTTGGATGCGCGCAATCGGACGGAATTGGCGGCGATATATCAACAAAGTGTGACCGAATTGCGTGCGCGTAGAATCAATTAAGTAAGCGTCGGCTTAAATCACGGTATTGTCCCGCCAATAAAAAAATCGCCCGAGTTGGGCGATTTTTTTTGCCGAGAAATATGCAACGGATTGAATATGCAATCGTTTGCTTAATTGGCCGATTTTTAAGCCGCCAGAGCAGCGGCGGCGCTTGATGGCAACCCGATCGGTTCGTGAACAGGTTCATGAACGGCGAGCTGGTAACCGCGCGCGTAGACCGTCTTGAGCTCGACGCCGTTTTCCTCACCGAAGTGCAGCTTCTTGCGCAGCTTGTAGATGTGCTGCTCGATCGAGCGCTCGACGATGCTGGCATCCGCGCCCCACACCGCCGAAGCGATCTGCTGGCGTGATAGGAAGGTGCCCGGTGACGAGAACAGTAGCCATGCCGTGGCGAACTCGCGCGCGGTCAGGCGGATCGGTGCCTCGTTCACCGTGGCCGTGCGGGTCAGGCGGCACAGCCGGTACGGGCCGACCACCACGTGCATGCCGGCGTTCTGGCGTGGCTGCTCGGAGCGCCGCAGCACGCGCTGCACGCGGGCACGCAGCTCCTCGGCGGTGAAGTGGCCGGTGAGCAGATCGTCGACGCCGGCCTCGAAGGCCTGCGCCATGTCTTCACGGTCTGCGAACTGGCCGAACACCAGTGTCGGCCAGCACATGTCGGCGTTGCACTCGCGCCAGGACAGCACCAGCTGCCCCGCGCTGCGGAACTGCTGTGCATCGATCATCAGCAGACTGAATGCCTCGGTACGCCGTGCACGCAACAGCGTCAGGGCATCGTCGAACCGGACACATTCCACGTTCTGCACGGCCAGGCATGCGGCCACATAAGCGAAGCTGGATGGATTGGAGGTCAATACGGCGAATTTCATGGCGTTCCCCGTTTTATGCAGTGCCATCAGGTGCACGGATACGACAGATGGCGATTACGATAACGTTGGGATCAGCATAACCTTCACCATTTCCATAAACATCCCTACAAAGAGTGAATTCTTGCGCAATTTTGATTGAATGTTTTTATCGGTCCGATTAAGGACCCTATGATCATGCCTTCTGGTTATTTAGAAGGCACCATCATGCGCGAATCCATAGGTAAGTGCCGTTTGACAGACTTTCGAACATGTCGTCGGTGGTCTGCAGTATGTTGTCCCGCCAGTAGCGTCCGTGTTCTGCATAATGGCCCAGCAATTCGGCCAGCTGCTCGCCGTTCAGGTCGGGCGCGTAGGCGACACGGACGATCAGGATGATCCCGCCGGTATCGCCGTCCAGGCCGAGCTGGGCGTGGTCCTGCGCGTAGATGGTGAGGTTGGCTTCCAGCATCAGCCGGAAGACGCGCAGGGTGCGGCCGCCGGTGACGATGCCGTAGTCGAAGTTCAGGTAGAACGCAGCGGGGTCGTCCTCGACGGCGTCGATGATGACGTCGAAGCCTTCCACGGTCAGCCGGCCGGCGGACAGGATCGCCTCCGCATCCGGGATTCCCAGATGGGCGCACATGTCGCGAACCAGTGCATCGCGTTGCTCAAGGCTCATGGTGCGGCGGAAACGGGGTGTTGGAGCGGGGCGGCCGGCATCAGCTGAGCAGGTCCTTGGCGGCCTTGGGGCCGGTTTCCATCAGTTTGGCGAACACATTGGTGCGGTTGTCTTCGTTCTGCAGCTCGGCGGCGAACAGCATCTCGTCCGCGCCCTCGTGCGTGATCGCCTGCATCTGGACCTGGAAGCCAGTGCGCCCGGTTGCATCGGCGATGGCGCTCGGGTCTGCCGGATACTGGGGGAAACGGAGAGAGCCGCGGATCGTCATGGCGTCGGTCTTCTGGATCGGATGAGGAGGGGCCGCCAGGTGCTGCGAGCGGGACAGTGCAGCGTGCGGAACAGCAAGAGACTTTCAGACTGCTGCGGGCCGTTCGGGAACGGCGCGGCCCCGTTCCCGAACGTTCACGGCGCGCGCGATGCACGCCGTTGTGGAACCCATCATTAGCTGATCAGGTCCTTGGCGGCCTTGGGGCCGGCTTCCATCAGCTTGGCGAGCATCTGGGTGCGGTTCAGGGCGTTCTGCATCTTGGCCGCGTCCAGCATGTCTTGCTGGCCTTCGGCGGTGATGGCTTGGTATTGCGCCTGGAAGCCCGTGCGGGATGCAGCGTCGTCGACGCCGTTGGCGAAAGACTGGAACGTCGAGGTCGCGCTGGTCGTGTTCGTCGTGGTGGGTTTCGGAACGCCTGCCATGATAGTTTCCTTTGGTGGTAAGTGAGGTGGCCTCTCGCGAGACCGGGTTTTCAACAACTTCCCAGGAGGGGGCCGTCGTCGATTCAGTCCGGCGAACTTGCTGCTGTGTGTGTTCGCCGTGGTTTTATGATGTGATAAGTCCGTTGCACACATCGGCCGCTGCCCCGAAACCTTGTGCAAGCGTACGAAGCTGCTCGCGGTCGCCCGTATTGGCCGCACGGAAGGCGCGCTGCTCGAATTCCATGGACGTCTCGCGCAGGGCGGCAACCGCCTTGCGCATCGGGTCGAAATCCTTGGCGCCGTCCTGTTTGGAGAAGGCCTGGACGCCGTTGAAGGTCTCGATGATGTCGGGCGTGAATCGGTCGAACATGGTGGTGCTCCTGGTGGAAAGGGAGGGGCCGCGTCAGTGCTGCGCGGCCA includes these proteins:
- a CDS encoding DUF4880 domain-containing protein, which gives rise to MKQPLNDRIAEQAIQWLVLLRSGMASEADRQRFAAWREASPAHAEAARRLEGGLGAVALPTVPMPHRQTARRLLDTPPSSPMLHARRALLVGGLGAGVAALVDLQMPLSDLTADMRTATAERRDFKLAGGHELRLNARSAVDVVPVVHGYDVRLRRGSVLAMAGAWERLRVTSPAGTAECARGMMCASLDAQGRMIVAVLDGSAALSAPEGAVTVVHSGGVHRVGQAGIEPLRRSARSVAAWTQGMVEIEHRPLADVIDALRPYHAGMIEVQPSAASLHVTGRFPLDPRRALQMLVDTLPLDVRYIAGLWVRISRL
- a CDS encoding serine kinase/phosphatase, which gives rise to MTIRGSLRFPQYPADPSAIADATGRTGFQVQMQAITHEGADEMLFAAELQNEDNRTNVFAKLMETGPKAAKDLLS
- a CDS encoding sigma-70 family RNA polymerase sigma factor, coding for MQQACLPATEVASDWFRQHYAWLAGRMGRKTGCRFGAEDLASEAFAQLLQMPDWQGTREPRALLTTIAQRLLYDIWRRRDLELAYQAWATAQPEASLPSPEERALVLEALATIDRLLDGLPVKARTAFLYSQLDGLTYPEIAGRLNVSVRMVQKYMTQAMRLCYLAGVS
- a CDS encoding response regulator transcription factor, producing the protein MKFAVLTSNPSSFAYVAACLAVQNVECVRFDDALTLLRARRTEAFSLLMIDAQQFRSAGQLVLSWRECNADMCWPTLVFGQFADREDMAQAFEAGVDDLLTGHFTAEELRARVQRVLRRSEQPRQNAGMHVVVGPYRLCRLTRTATVNEAPIRLTAREFATAWLLFSSPGTFLSRQQIASAVWGADASIVERSIEQHIYKLRKKLHFGEENGVELKTVYARGYQLAVHEPVHEPIGLPSSAAAALAA
- a CDS encoding response regulator transcription factor — translated: MNARVQNTVLRQAAENQYFHTLTDTSPRWRPQAGTAATSVLWGALTASTGVILVDLEQLAEAVGELPSGQLQPLTLEQTYAMLGRILDARRHGPEPRPDGGARLSALTPRQHDILREAAHGKSNVEIAQTLHISVETVKSHVRQILMRLDARNRTELAAIYQQSVTELRARRIN
- a CDS encoding CesT family type III secretion system chaperone; translation: MSLEQRDALVRDMCAHLGIPDAEAILSAGRLTVEGFDVIIDAVEDDPAAFYLNFDYGIVTGGRTLRVFRLMLEANLTIYAQDHAQLGLDGDTGGIILIVRVAYAPDLNGEQLAELLGHYAEHGRYWRDNILQTTDDMFESLSNGTYLWIRA